A single Candidatus Desulfarcum epimagneticum DNA region contains:
- a CDS encoding conserved hypothetical protein (Evidence 4 : Unknown function but conserved in other organisms), whose product MAFETKEEVLEKIMSGAKPSCPHCKTEMSIWEVPPVPVGDGSGWGTPYLFVCFNDDCSLYLSGWEDIKEKYAHNASYRCICYPGTEQYECMPVFSPMGATGQIIDEQVQMQEEMLKESIKRGFSILADCYASKDSPGALRILLDPTEPMRVRVKAAEMIGDIGDLEAVEPIRNLKLGNEILEKETEGAVKKIHERHFTRECPFCAEIVKKRAKICKHCDKEIAGE is encoded by the coding sequence ATGGCTTTTGAAACCAAAGAAGAAGTTCTGGAAAAAATCATGTCCGGGGCCAAGCCCTCGTGCCCCCACTGCAAAACCGAGATGAGCATTTGGGAAGTTCCGCCGGTTCCGGTTGGAGACGGATCCGGATGGGGGACGCCCTATCTGTTTGTGTGTTTTAACGACGACTGCTCCCTGTACCTGAGCGGATGGGAGGACATCAAAGAAAAATACGCCCACAACGCCTCATACCGGTGCATCTGCTATCCCGGCACGGAGCAGTATGAATGCATGCCGGTTTTCAGCCCCATGGGAGCCACGGGCCAGATCATCGATGAGCAGGTCCAGATGCAGGAGGAAATGCTCAAAGAATCCATTAAGAGAGGCTTTTCCATACTGGCCGACTGCTACGCTTCCAAGGACTCCCCGGGCGCGCTTCGAATCCTTCTGGACCCGACAGAGCCCATGCGGGTCCGGGTGAAGGCCGCCGAAATGATCGGGGATATCGGGGACCTGGAAGCCGTTGAGCCCATTCGGAATTTAAAGCTGGGCAACGAGATACTGGAAAAAGAGACGGAGGGCGCCGTGAAAAAAATCCACGAGCGCCATTTCACCCGGGAATGCCCCTTCTGCGCGGAGATCGTGAAAAAAAGAGCCAAAATCTGCAAACACTGCGACAAAGAAATCGCCGGAGAATAG
- a CDS encoding putative Histidine kinase (Evidence 3 : Putative function from multiple computational evidences; Product type e : enzyme), protein MSGNLSLGIKTACIFAATWMSAYGLIIAAQGHVFDIFKKDAAGYEEIIDEIQGSFHSAKDRARLFFMDGSPGDKEKAFQSIGECLEKINRLTHAQKNDGEIAQKLGAVKTDVSAWLSHFGAYTRRAFEKAGLESDIKQRLAGIKARLRDIPFESNRNALERATDAALKVFLSRKAGEVRWEESKKEMDLSQAAFASWARYARRTSLQERARQDLARFQAFREGVSDFHLKTLEQEKNRADMEEREKKISRAFLEIVKLDQLEKFLESANAILLKYMAAFFVLGMAFFMFAARKWLTAPIRRLEKSARQLAAGNLDSEIDTRRGDELGSLAKSMDAMRVRIRNHVRDMESKNEKMRRLTEKIHFSRLNAMEDMGAGVSHEINQPLTIIKLRTERLLHDLSRDCFVEEKEYEAFHRAMEKNIFQVSRVDEVIKKMSLLTRDDPDPRGAFDARKPLEWALSLFRERLKRNGIVLETDIKDGLPPVAATPRALRIVCLSLISNARFAVNEKAKAVPGHRKKITARLYRDENRRRPALEIADNGVGMSREARDRCLEPFFTTREVNEGMGMGLFIAYRVAKESGMKIEIESEANRGSVFRILMPAAKGA, encoded by the coding sequence ATGTCCGGAAATTTAAGTTTGGGAATCAAAACAGCGTGCATCTTCGCCGCCACGTGGATGTCCGCCTACGGCCTCATCATCGCGGCCCAGGGCCACGTGTTCGACATTTTTAAAAAAGACGCCGCCGGCTATGAGGAGATCATTGATGAGATACAGGGAAGCTTTCACAGCGCCAAGGACCGGGCGCGTCTGTTTTTCATGGATGGGTCCCCGGGGGACAAAGAAAAAGCCTTTCAATCCATTGGGGAATGCCTTGAAAAAATCAACCGGCTGACCCATGCGCAAAAAAACGACGGCGAGATCGCCCAAAAGCTCGGGGCCGTCAAAACCGACGTGTCGGCCTGGCTTTCGCATTTTGGCGCCTACACCCGGCGGGCCTTTGAAAAGGCCGGGCTGGAGTCGGATATCAAACAGCGGCTGGCCGGGATCAAAGCCCGCCTGAGAGACATTCCCTTTGAGAGCAACCGAAACGCCCTGGAGCGGGCGACGGACGCGGCGCTGAAGGTTTTTCTTTCCCGGAAAGCCGGCGAGGTCCGCTGGGAAGAGTCGAAAAAAGAAATGGACCTCTCCCAGGCGGCCTTCGCCTCCTGGGCCCGGTACGCCCGCCGGACCTCCCTTCAGGAACGGGCCCGGCAGGACCTGGCCCGTTTCCAGGCGTTTCGCGAAGGCGTCTCCGACTTCCATTTAAAAACCCTGGAGCAGGAAAAAAACAGGGCCGACATGGAGGAGAGAGAAAAAAAAATCTCCCGCGCCTTTCTGGAAATCGTCAAGCTGGACCAGCTGGAGAAATTTTTGGAATCGGCCAACGCGATTCTTTTGAAATACATGGCCGCGTTTTTTGTCCTGGGCATGGCGTTTTTCATGTTCGCCGCCCGAAAGTGGCTGACGGCGCCCATCCGCCGCCTGGAAAAAAGCGCCCGCCAACTGGCGGCCGGAAACCTGGATTCGGAAATCGACACCCGGCGCGGGGATGAGCTGGGAAGCCTGGCCAAAAGCATGGACGCCATGCGCGTCCGAATCCGAAATCACGTCCGGGACATGGAGTCCAAAAATGAAAAAATGCGGCGGCTCACGGAAAAAATCCACTTCAGCCGCCTCAACGCCATGGAGGACATGGGGGCGGGCGTGTCCCATGAGATCAACCAGCCGCTGACCATTATCAAACTCAGAACCGAGCGTCTTCTCCACGATCTGTCCCGGGACTGTTTTGTTGAAGAAAAGGAGTATGAGGCGTTTCACCGCGCCATGGAAAAAAATATCTTCCAGGTCTCCCGGGTGGACGAGGTGATTAAAAAAATGAGTCTCCTGACCCGGGACGATCCAGACCCCCGCGGCGCCTTTGACGCCCGAAAGCCTCTGGAATGGGCGCTGTCGCTTTTCCGGGAGCGGTTGAAAAGAAACGGAATCGTCCTTGAAACAGACATCAAAGACGGTCTGCCCCCTGTGGCCGCGACCCCCAGGGCCTTGCGGATTGTCTGCCTGAGCCTGATCAGCAACGCCCGTTTCGCCGTGAACGAAAAGGCGAAAGCCGTCCCCGGCCACCGAAAAAAAATAACAGCCCGGCTTTACCGGGACGAAAACCGGCGTCGGCCGGCCCTGGAGATCGCGGACAACGGCGTCGGAATGAGCCGGGAGGCCCGGGACCGATGCCTGGAGCCTTTTTTCACCACCCGGGAAGTCAATGAGGGCATGGGAATGGGCCTTTTCATCGCGTACCGCGTCGCAAAGGAATCCGGAATGAAAATCGAGATCGAAAGCGAGGCGAACAGGGGGTCCGTTTTTCGAATCTTAATGCCCGCCGCAAAAGGAGCTTGA
- a CDS encoding conserved hypothetical protein (Evidence 4 : Unknown function but conserved in other organisms): protein MKGNVLLVDDEIELIEELKWQLAGRAYHVSLAESGQKGLDILKKEPIEVMIVDIRMPGMNGIEVIELSREIAPDLQCIVATGYADIETAAAAMRLGAVNFLCKPRDVTVNVLDAAIQEAMSKLALILEVREKEKRIEAANRKLKLLNSQLEDDNQDLSRRMADLELRQLLAIVMDHSLQYYRLTTGKTKVDLAEESGVWALTQDINGLIPKTMNKYLKIDSIPKKRPNIRAVTRTGRFVLSARPLTQYPDEKKKLESLLEQLEDFTH from the coding sequence ATGAAGGGAAATGTTCTTCTGGTGGATGATGAGATTGAGCTGATCGAAGAGCTGAAGTGGCAGCTCGCCGGCAGGGCCTATCATGTGAGCCTGGCGGAATCCGGCCAGAAAGGGCTGGACATCCTTAAAAAAGAGCCCATTGAGGTCATGATTGTGGATATCCGCATGCCGGGAATGAATGGCATTGAGGTCATCGAACTCTCAAGGGAAATCGCCCCGGACCTTCAATGCATCGTGGCCACGGGCTACGCCGACATCGAGACCGCGGCGGCGGCCATGCGCCTGGGCGCGGTGAATTTTTTATGCAAGCCCCGGGACGTGACGGTGAATGTCCTGGACGCGGCCATTCAGGAGGCCATGAGCAAACTGGCGCTGATCCTGGAAGTGAGGGAAAAGGAAAAACGCATTGAGGCGGCCAACCGGAAACTCAAGCTGCTCAACTCCCAGCTTGAAGACGACAACCAGGACCTCAGCCGCAGGATGGCGGACCTGGAGCTTCGCCAGCTTCTGGCCATCGTCATGGACCACAGCCTCCAGTACTACCGTTTGACCACCGGAAAAACCAAAGTGGACCTTGCCGAAGAAAGCGGCGTGTGGGCGCTGACCCAGGACATCAACGGCCTGATTCCCAAAACCATGAACAAATACCTCAAAATCGACTCCATACCCAAAAAACGACCCAACATCCGGGCCGTGACCCGGACCGGCCGCTTTGTCCTGTCCGCCCGGCCCCTGACCCAGTATCCGGATGAAAAAAAGAAACTGGAGAGCCTCCTGGAGCAGCTGGAGGATTTCACACACTGA
- a CDS encoding DNA helicase: MENQGPSNFKIQYEKELNPSQLEAVFFSNGPLLVIAGAGSGKTRTIIYRVARLVEDGISPASILLLTFTKKAAAQMLGRASSLLDRRCADVAGGTFHSFANAMLRRYGPEIGLPRDFTIMDRGDSESLIGMIKKEMESPLDGGRFPANRTLMSLFSRAVNKSAPLEETLLGEYPHFKKFLEPIAAMRGKYDAYKAEHACVDYDDLLALFLRLLKESPGVRDRISDRLANIMVDEYQDTNPMQAEIVSLLAGERRNIMAVGDDSQSIYGFRGADIRNMLRFPETFPGTRIIRLEENYRSGPAILDLTNTVIDQASEKFSKTLFTQKTGGMKPVLAAMKDERDQSRYVVRQIRRLLDKGVRPGSVAILFRAGFHSYDLEIELTKNRLSFVKSGGFKFVEASHIKDLISHLRVLANPLDRISWHRALLLLDRVGLKTAQKIYDALEKNGDGLAGLDAISLSAAASPGFEALKAMLLSVTESPGASVSRMGEIVLGYYMPLLKKKYDDYPKRARDLEHMMGIMERYDSLPDFLNDMALEPPNSSSLNGALSEDGEDNDVLTLSTIHSAKGLEWSHVFVIWALDGRFPSMRAIEDDENLEEELRLMYVAATRAKKNLFITYPMRHYDRGSGFVLDRPTRFLENVPDDILERRFPPGMDPFFRERDWEWED, from the coding sequence ATGGAAAACCAAGGGCCGTCGAATTTTAAAATTCAATACGAAAAAGAGCTGAATCCCTCCCAGCTTGAAGCCGTTTTTTTCTCAAACGGCCCCCTTCTGGTCATCGCCGGGGCGGGAAGCGGCAAGACGCGAACCATCATCTACCGGGTGGCGCGGCTGGTGGAGGACGGGATTTCCCCGGCCTCCATCCTGCTTTTGACCTTCACCAAAAAAGCCGCCGCCCAGATGCTGGGCCGGGCCTCTTCCCTTCTGGACCGCCGCTGCGCCGATGTGGCGGGGGGAACCTTCCACTCCTTCGCCAACGCCATGCTGCGTCGATACGGCCCCGAGATCGGCCTGCCGCGGGATTTCACCATCATGGACCGGGGAGACAGCGAAAGCCTCATCGGCATGATCAAAAAGGAAATGGAAAGTCCCCTCGACGGCGGGCGTTTCCCGGCCAACCGGACCCTGATGAGCCTGTTCTCCCGGGCGGTCAACAAAAGCGCCCCCCTGGAAGAGACCCTGCTGGGTGAATACCCCCATTTTAAAAAATTTTTAGAGCCCATCGCCGCCATGCGCGGGAAATACGACGCGTACAAGGCCGAACACGCCTGTGTCGATTATGACGATCTCCTGGCCCTTTTCCTTCGTCTTCTTAAGGAAAGCCCCGGCGTCCGGGACAGAATATCGGACCGGCTCGCGAACATCATGGTGGATGAGTACCAGGACACCAATCCCATGCAGGCGGAGATCGTGTCTCTTCTGGCCGGAGAGCGCCGAAACATCATGGCGGTGGGGGATGACTCCCAGAGCATATACGGATTCAGGGGCGCCGACATTCGAAACATGCTGAGATTTCCCGAGACGTTCCCGGGAACCCGAATCATCCGGCTGGAGGAAAACTACCGCAGCGGTCCGGCCATCCTGGATTTGACCAACACGGTCATTGACCAGGCGTCTGAAAAATTTTCCAAAACCCTGTTCACGCAAAAAACCGGGGGCATGAAACCGGTCCTGGCGGCCATGAAAGACGAGCGGGACCAGTCCCGTTACGTGGTGAGGCAAATCCGGCGGCTGCTTGACAAAGGCGTCCGGCCCGGAAGCGTCGCCATTCTTTTCCGGGCCGGGTTTCATTCCTACGATCTTGAAATCGAACTGACGAAAAACCGCCTGTCCTTTGTCAAGTCCGGGGGGTTTAAATTTGTGGAGGCCTCCCACATCAAAGACCTGATCTCCCACCTTCGGGTTCTGGCCAACCCCCTGGACCGCATCAGCTGGCACCGGGCGCTCCTTCTTCTGGACCGCGTCGGTCTTAAAACCGCCCAGAAAATTTATGACGCCCTGGAAAAAAACGGAGACGGTCTGGCGGGGCTGGACGCCATCTCCCTTTCGGCGGCGGCCTCCCCGGGTTTTGAGGCGCTCAAAGCCATGCTGCTGTCGGTCACGGAGAGCCCCGGCGCCTCTGTGTCCCGGATGGGAGAAATCGTTTTGGGCTACTATATGCCCCTTCTTAAGAAAAAATACGACGATTACCCCAAACGGGCAAGGGACCTGGAGCACATGATGGGGATCATGGAGAGATACGACAGCCTGCCGGACTTTTTAAACGACATGGCGCTTGAGCCGCCCAATTCCAGCTCCCTAAACGGCGCCCTTTCCGAAGACGGGGAAGACAACGACGTCCTGACCCTGTCCACCATCCATTCGGCCAAGGGCCTGGAGTGGAGCCATGTGTTTGTCATATGGGCGCTGGACGGCCGGTTTCCCTCCATGCGGGCCATTGAGGACGATGAAAACCTTGAGGAGGAGCTGCGGCTGATGTACGTGGCGGCCACCCGGGCCAAAAAGAACCTGTTTATCACCTATCCCATGCGGCATTACGACCGGGGGTCCGGCTTTGTGCTGGACCGGCCCACCCGGTTTCTGGAAAACGTGCCCGATGATATCCTGGAGCGCCGCTTTCCGCCGGGCATGGACCCGTTTTTCCGGGAGCGGGACTGGGAATGGGAGGATTAA
- a CDS encoding conserved hypothetical protein (Evidence 4 : Unknown function but conserved in other organisms) has product MIEKKLGDKDRSALLTLARSAIGKALGKTQAVKRPRTLSRDLAQNRGCFVTLRQQGRLRGCVGTIEPMDPLARGVEENALNAAFKDYRFKKLSPGEWDDVSIEISALTLPRNLAFTDWRDLLSQIEPGVHGVILSRGGGRATFLPQVWEEIAEKEPFLDALCQKAGLGPSCWKDPEIQVQVYEAEHFSE; this is encoded by the coding sequence ATGATTGAAAAAAAACTTGGCGACAAAGACCGAAGCGCCCTTCTGACGCTGGCCCGCTCGGCCATCGGCAAGGCGCTGGGCAAAACCCAGGCCGTGAAAAGACCCCGGACCCTGTCCCGGGACCTGGCCCAAAACCGGGGCTGTTTTGTCACCTTGCGTCAACAGGGCCGACTCAGGGGCTGCGTGGGGACCATCGAGCCGATGGACCCCCTGGCCCGGGGAGTCGAGGAAAACGCGCTTAACGCCGCCTTCAAGGATTATCGCTTCAAAAAGCTCTCCCCCGGGGAATGGGACGACGTCTCCATTGAAATCAGCGCGCTCACCTTGCCCCGGAACCTGGCGTTCACGGACTGGCGCGACCTTTTGTCGCAGATAGAGCCGGGCGTTCACGGGGTGATCCTGTCCCGGGGCGGCGGACGCGCCACCTTTCTTCCCCAGGTCTGGGAAGAGATCGCTGAAAAAGAGCCATTCCTGGACGCCCTTTGCCAAAAAGCCGGCCTGGGCCCCTCCTGCTGGAAGGACCCCGAAATCCAGGTCCAGGTGTATGAGGCCGAGCATTTTTCGGAATGA
- a CDS encoding putative Peptidylprolyl isomerase (Evidence 3 : Putative function from multiple computational evidences) encodes MTGPGKCAIDKRIWFGGRKGRKSFFLGEIFYMLYLMRRHAGSWMIKILLGAIVAVFVLWGGGSFNEDRNEAVAVVNDEPVSQEEYERVYGRLLDGVRRSYGGALNDDILKILGLKRRAVESLIDKKLLLQEAAKLNVRVSDRDLAASILRMPAFHRDGVFDSRRYSSILNRSRMTPAGFEQGLRLDIMAEMMRGLVISSARISDMEARDLNQWEGETRNIEFWLSAPGDQKKIAVSKEEIQAFFEENKDRHKTEPEMSVSYIHFSPDAFERDAAVDEDEIRDVFDSMKKEEGASYDREKKGIRKRLVEEKARDLACDRAEEAYQDAFDLDDLGKIARDADMKVSATGFFTRQSTVIKGIAKPGRFISAAFALSADEVGEPLDAGDGCYLIQARERKPSRIPDLADVEKKVKADLEKKKRDEAAQKEAEARLAALKDGKKEAGARTTGFFGRRDEIPGIGRNGEILGAAFGLSEETPLPDRVFKTPKGYVAIRLKETRAPDPDEFEAGKEAFKKAALQDKQLRLFSSWLDDVKMRSEISRNEKYLD; translated from the coding sequence TTGACAGGCCCCGGCAAGTGTGCCATAGATAAAAGGATTTGGTTCGGCGGCCGCAAAGGCCGGAAATCGTTTTTTTTGGGAGAGATTTTTTATATGCTTTATTTAATGCGCAGACACGCGGGAAGCTGGATGATCAAAATCCTTCTGGGGGCCATCGTGGCGGTGTTCGTCCTGTGGGGCGGGGGAAGCTTCAATGAGGACAGGAACGAGGCGGTGGCGGTGGTCAACGACGAGCCGGTTTCCCAGGAGGAGTACGAAAGGGTTTACGGACGTCTTCTGGACGGGGTTCGCCGGAGCTATGGGGGAGCGCTCAATGACGATATTCTCAAAATCCTGGGGTTGAAACGCCGGGCCGTGGAGAGTCTGATTGACAAGAAGCTTCTGCTCCAGGAGGCCGCGAAACTGAATGTCCGGGTTTCGGACCGCGACCTGGCCGCCTCTATTCTCAGGATGCCGGCCTTTCACAGGGACGGCGTGTTCGACAGCCGGCGCTACAGTTCGATTTTAAACCGGAGCCGGATGACCCCGGCCGGGTTTGAGCAGGGCCTTCGCCTGGACATCATGGCCGAGATGATGAGGGGGCTGGTCATCAGCTCCGCCCGGATCTCGGACATGGAGGCGCGGGATCTGAATCAATGGGAAGGCGAGACCCGGAATATTGAATTCTGGCTTTCCGCCCCCGGCGATCAGAAAAAAATAGCCGTCTCCAAAGAGGAGATCCAGGCTTTTTTTGAGGAAAACAAAGACCGGCATAAAACCGAGCCTGAAATGAGCGTGTCCTATATTCACTTTTCCCCGGACGCCTTTGAGCGGGACGCGGCCGTGGACGAGGACGAGATACGGGACGTGTTTGACTCCATGAAAAAAGAGGAGGGGGCGTCTTATGACCGGGAGAAAAAGGGGATCCGGAAAAGACTGGTGGAGGAAAAGGCGCGGGACCTGGCCTGCGACCGGGCCGAGGAGGCGTACCAGGACGCCTTTGACCTGGACGATCTGGGGAAAATCGCCCGGGACGCGGACATGAAGGTCTCCGCCACCGGTTTTTTCACCCGGCAGTCCACCGTCATCAAAGGAATCGCCAAACCCGGCCGGTTTATCTCGGCGGCGTTCGCCCTGTCCGCGGATGAGGTGGGCGAGCCCCTCGACGCCGGGGACGGCTGCTATCTCATCCAGGCCCGGGAAAGAAAGCCGTCCCGGATACCGGATCTGGCCGACGTTGAAAAAAAAGTCAAGGCCGATCTGGAAAAGAAAAAGCGGGATGAGGCGGCCCAAAAGGAAGCCGAGGCGCGTCTGGCGGCCCTCAAGGACGGGAAAAAAGAGGCCGGGGCCCGGACCACGGGCTTTTTCGGCCGCCGGGACGAAATCCCCGGGATCGGACGGAATGGAGAGATTCTTGGGGCGGCCTTCGGGCTTTCGGAAGAAACCCCCCTCCCGGACCGGGTTTTCAAAACCCCAAAGGGGTATGTCGCCATCCGCCTAAAGGAGACCCGGGCCCCTGACCCGGATGAGTTTGAAGCCGGGAAAGAGGCGTTTAAAAAAGCGGCGCTTCAGGACAAACAGTTGCGGCTGTTCTCGTCATGGCTGGATGATGTGAAGATGAGAAGCGAGATATCGCGAAACGAAAAGTATCTGGACTGA
- a CDS encoding Glycosyl transferase produces MRHARKTRPLVSVIIPVFNRPRMVAEAADSVLSQDFRDFEIIAVDDGSTDETPRVLGEYGSRITALRQKNQGVSAARNAGVAASSGKYLAFLDSDDLWLFGKLSAQTAYFKNKPGARICQTDEIWIRDGKRANPGKRHRKESGDIFKRSLELCLVSPSAVMMDRRLFDEFGPFDETLPACEDYDLWLKISSRHLVGLVPRPLVIKRGGHGDQLSKTPFLDSLRIASLSRLLESGGLSNRQRREAAAVLRQKCRIWAAGCVKRGRTREAGRYTALARKHAD; encoded by the coding sequence ATGAGACATGCCCGAAAAACACGTCCCCTGGTCAGCGTCATCATCCCGGTCTTCAACCGGCCCCGCATGGTGGCCGAGGCGGCGGACTCGGTTCTGTCCCAGGATTTCCGGGATTTTGAGATCATCGCGGTGGATGACGGCTCCACCGACGAGACCCCCCGGGTCCTTGGGGAATACGGGAGCCGAATCACCGCGCTTCGCCAAAAAAACCAGGGGGTCAGCGCGGCCCGGAACGCGGGGGTCGCCGCCTCATCGGGAAAATACCTGGCCTTTCTGGACTCCGACGATCTGTGGCTTTTCGGGAAACTCTCGGCGCAGACGGCTTATTTCAAAAACAAGCCCGGCGCCCGGATATGCCAGACCGATGAGATATGGATTCGGGACGGGAAAAGGGCGAACCCCGGGAAGCGGCACCGGAAAGAGTCCGGGGACATTTTCAAACGCTCCCTGGAGCTGTGCCTGGTGAGCCCCTCGGCGGTGATGATGGACCGGCGGCTGTTTGACGAGTTCGGCCCTTTTGACGAAACCCTGCCGGCGTGCGAGGACTACGACCTGTGGCTGAAAATATCGAGCCGCCACCTGGTGGGCCTGGTTCCCCGGCCCCTGGTGATCAAGCGGGGGGGGCATGGGGACCAGCTTTCCAAAACGCCGTTTCTGGATTCGTTGCGGATCGCCTCCCTGTCCCGGCTTCTTGAAAGCGGGGGGCTTTCAAACCGTCAGAGACGGGAGGCGGCGGCGGTTTTGAGACAAAAATGCCGGATCTGGGCCGCCGGATGCGTCAAAAGGGGCCGGACCCGGGAGGCCGGGCGATACACGGCCCTGGCCCGGAAACACGCCGACTGA
- the oadB gene encoding Oxaloacetate decarboxylase beta chain 2, which produces MENLLMDFWANTGFGLVDYRYLIMIAVGCVFIYLGIAKHYEPLLLIPIGFGILMGNIPVFKGLGLAIYEDNSVLHYLYFGVTSGVYPPLIFLGIGAMTDFSTLLARPSLMLLGAAAQMGIFLTFLGALALGFAPNEASAIGIIGGADGPTAIFLTAKLAPKLIGPIAVAAYSYMALVPVIQPPIMRLLTSRKERLIRMEESRTVSKQEKILFPIISFLLCCFLAPAALPLLGMLFFGNLLKECVVAERLAQTARTALIDGVTILLGITVGASTQGDIFLTTQSVGIFVLGALSFGVATASGVIFAKIMNLFMRDKINPLLGAAGVSAVPDSARVVQMVGQAEDPSNFLLMHAMAPNVSGVIGSAVAAGVLWSFMM; this is translated from the coding sequence ATGGAAAATCTTTTGATGGACTTTTGGGCCAACACCGGCTTCGGGCTGGTGGATTACCGCTACCTCATCATGATCGCGGTGGGATGCGTTTTTATTTACTTAGGGATCGCCAAACACTATGAGCCCCTTTTGCTCATTCCCATCGGCTTTGGAATCCTGATGGGCAACATTCCGGTGTTCAAGGGCCTGGGCCTGGCCATATACGAGGACAACAGCGTCCTTCATTATCTTTATTTCGGGGTCACGTCCGGGGTGTATCCCCCGCTGATTTTCCTGGGAATCGGCGCCATGACGGATTTTTCCACCCTTCTGGCCCGCCCCTCCCTGATGCTTCTGGGGGCCGCGGCCCAGATGGGAATTTTTCTCACCTTCTTAGGCGCCCTGGCTTTGGGTTTCGCCCCGAACGAGGCGTCGGCCATCGGGATCATCGGCGGGGCAGACGGCCCCACGGCCATTTTTCTCACGGCCAAGCTCGCCCCCAAGCTCATCGGCCCCATCGCCGTGGCCGCTTATTCGTACATGGCCCTGGTGCCGGTCATCCAGCCCCCCATCATGCGGCTTCTGACCTCCAGGAAGGAGCGGCTGATTCGCATGGAGGAGAGCCGGACCGTCTCCAAACAGGAGAAAATCCTGTTTCCCATCATCAGCTTTCTGTTGTGCTGCTTTCTGGCGCCCGCCGCGCTGCCGCTCCTGGGAATGCTTTTTTTCGGAAACCTGCTCAAAGAGTGCGTGGTGGCCGAACGGCTGGCACAGACCGCCCGGACCGCGCTCATCGACGGGGTCACCATTCTTTTGGGGATCACGGTGGGAGCCAGCACCCAGGGAGACATTTTCCTCACGACCCAGTCGGTGGGAATTTTTGTCCTGGGCGCGCTGTCCTTCGGGGTGGCCACCGCCTCCGGCGTGATTTTCGCCAAGATCATGAATCTTTTCATGCGCGACAAAATCAATCCCCTGCTGGGGGCCGCCGGGGTTTCGGCGGTTCCGGATTCGGCGCGGGTGGTTCAGATGGTGGGGCAGGCCGAGGACCCGTCCAATTTTCTTTTGATGCACGCCATGGCGCCCAATGTGTCCGGGGTCATCGGATCGGCCGTGGCGGCGGGCGTTTTGTGGAGTTTTATGATGTGA
- a CDS encoding conserved hypothetical protein (Evidence 4 : Unknown function but conserved in other organisms), translating into MHGLQAISAHNGWAIAALGVSIVFTGLTLLSILISQLHKLLEAWKNRREIFERLKNAAGNGKTSAPVFRPDLRRPDIQKALGDYRLLTERIGEPFSLPRLLEFALKTGLSRPHFMVNEFLKAGIMVPDGQGLFRWKD; encoded by the coding sequence TTGCACGGTTTGCAGGCCATCAGCGCCCATAACGGATGGGCCATCGCGGCTTTGGGAGTTTCCATTGTGTTCACGGGTCTCACCCTTCTTTCCATCCTCATCTCCCAGCTTCACAAGCTTCTGGAGGCGTGGAAGAACAGGCGCGAGATTTTCGAACGTCTCAAAAACGCGGCCGGAAACGGAAAAACGTCCGCCCCGGTCTTCCGGCCCGATCTCAGACGGCCGGATATTCAAAAAGCCCTGGGGGATTACCGGCTTTTGACCGAAAGGATCGGGGAGCCTTTTTCTTTGCCCCGTCTTCTGGAGTTCGCCCTTAAAACGGGCCTGAGCCGGCCCCATTTTATGGTCAATGAATTTTTAAAGGCCGGGATCATGGTTCCGGACGGGCAGGGTCTTTTTCGATGGAAAGACTAA
- a CDS encoding conserved hypothetical protein (Evidence 4 : Unknown function but conserved in other organisms): MAVDITLLESLEFFAGLDREDLDRFAVSMNRVKVAEGESLTRTGDVAGAFFIVLNGNFMIHFKNGRAVTIHEKGEVIGWSAAVAPFRYTGATVALTEGEVLALDDADFLDMIRQDSGLGDVMMKKLEPTISTRASIFKMT; this comes from the coding sequence ATGGCTGTGGACATCACACTCTTGGAATCCCTGGAATTTTTCGCCGGTCTGGACCGCGAGGACCTGGACCGGTTCGCCGTGTCCATGAACCGCGTCAAGGTCGCCGAGGGGGAAAGCCTGACGCGGACGGGGGACGTGGCGGGCGCGTTTTTTATTGTTTTAAACGGCAATTTCATGATCCATTTTAAAAACGGCCGGGCCGTCACCATCCACGAAAAGGGAGAGGTCATCGGCTGGTCCGCCGCCGTGGCCCCTTTCCGCTACACGGGCGCCACCGTGGCCCTCACCGAGGGCGAGGTCCTGGCCCTGGACGACGCGGATTTTTTAGACATGATCCGCCAGGATTCGGGCCTGGGGGATGTGATGATGAAGAAACTGGAGCCCACCATTTCAACGCGCGCGTCTATTTTCAAAATGACGTGA